The Bos taurus isolate L1 Dominette 01449 registration number 42190680 breed Hereford chromosome 18, ARS-UCD2.0, whole genome shotgun sequence nucleotide sequence CCACCCATACCAGGGGATTCTGACCATTGCCAAGAAGgccatttgtttttaaatgattggAGACTGAGTGTTACAGGCTGAAAACTCGTGTCCttataaagaagaatgaattaggacacagaaacacacagagggGAGGCCGTATGAGGACATGGGGGGAAGACAACTGTctccaagccaaggagagagggctCGGAGGGAACCAAGCCTGCCGACACCTTGATCTCAAACTTCCAGGCTCCAGACCACGAGAAAAGAATTCCTCACTTGTGTATCTTGATCTCTGAGTACTCAGTGTGAGTGCTTTCCTGTTTCTGAGGCTTTGGCTTGTGAAATTGGAGGAAAGCATAGTGAAGCTCTTGTTCATTTCTTGAGATGGGGCCAGCCCCAGCGGGGGCGGGGTGGTCTGCAGGGGTGTCCGTCCAGAACTGGGGCTGGCGTTcctgagaggaaggaggagaaaggattcAGATCCAGGCAACAGGGTCTGGGAGAACTATGGAGTCAAAGACGATGGAATGGAATTGGAACTGATGGAACTTTTATCATTtgtccattcatttgttcaaacATAGTTAATTCAGATTGACCGACCCTTCGTGAGTGTTTACATGaatcacatattgttgaaaaatgCTAGGAGAGAATACTATTATCATATGTGTCTTAGAAATAGTAAAACTAAGGCTAAGAGAGATTATACACATTGTTTTCCTGAAGACACACATCTACAGACGCACCCCTGAGCCAGGACTCGAAACCAGTTCTTTCCAACTAGGGCGCTGTCCTTTGTTCAGGCTGTGTGTGTAGGAGGTGCTGTGTGTGGAGTGATGGAAAAGCAGGCATAGTCGCTCATATTATGCAGTGTGtggttttatatgtttttttttccttttgagggggtggttttgtttgttttagccaTACCACACAGCttgcggaatcttagttccctgaccaaggatcaaatggATGCCCCCTGCCATGGAAGCTTGGAGTCTCAAGCATTGGGCCGCAGGGAGATCAGGGAAATCCTGCTTATGGTTTTCTAGGAGAGGCAGTTAATAGACAAATACATCTCAAGTTCTAAATTTGATAGgagatattttgaaatataaagcaAGGGCGGGGGTGGGCAGGTTCTAGAAGACAGTAGAGATCAGATCCTGCAATAAAAATGGTAACCAGATACCCTCACTCATATCTGCTCCCTGTCTGCAACACCCTCAGGCTATAGGAGCATGAACTAGAAACCCTCGAACAGCGGCGAGGAGAGGCAGACAAATCATTCTCAGATTAGGAGAAAATGGTTGCTgcggttgtttagtcactaagtcatgactcttttgtgaccctatgaactgtagcctgccaggctcctctgtccatggaatttttcaggcaagaatagcggagtggattgccctttcctcctccaggggatcttcctgacccagggattgaacttgcatctcctgcactggcaggcagattctttaccactgagccacctgggaaagtaaaagtcgctcagttgtgtccaactctttgcgaccccatggactataatccatggaattctccaggccagaatgccggagtgggtagcagtttccttctccaagggatcttcccaacccggggatcaagccagggtctccaacattgcaggtggattctttaccagctaagccacctgggaagtccgagAAAATggtcattttactttatttttttggcacgCCACCCGGCTTGCAGGATCTGAGTTCcgctgaccaggggtcaaacccaggcccccctgcagtgaaagtgccaaattctaaccactgggccaccagggaattcccctgaaAATGGCTATTTTAGAAGATAGGGGAAGGCTGCCCATATTAAGGAAAAGCAAGGTGAAAGTAAGTAAGTTAATAGCTTAAATCTACTACAGCCaaaacacagaaaggaaaaaaatgtgtctgTTAATAACTGTGACTAAAGTATTTGTATACAGATGAACCCCATCAATCAAAAGAGAGACAGCGACTTTTATTAGCAAATGAAATTCAGCGACATAGTTAATCAATGATTTATTCTAGGAATATTGTGCACCTACTGTGAGTTACGAGCTAGGCATTCCTCTAGGCATTGGGAAGACAACAGGGAATAAagtaataacaacagcaacaacctcactccagtactgttgtttggaaaatcccatggacattggagcctggtgggctgcagtccatggggtcgcaaagagttggacacgactgagcgacttccctttcacttttcacttccatgcattggagaaggaaatggcaacccactccagtgtttttgcctggagaatcccagggacgggggagcctggtgggctgctgtctatggggttgcacagagtcgaaaacaactgaagctacttagcagagGAGGGACAGGTTCTAATTGGTTATCAGGAGAACTTGCTTCATACATACCAGAGACTCTTCTAATCATGCCTCATAACTACTCtgatctttcctggtggctcagatggtatagaatctgcaggcagtgagggagacctgggtttgattcttgggtcaggaagatcccttggagaagggaatggctacccactccagtattcttgccttgttacaataagttttaaccactggaccaccaaggaagtcccaatatTAATAATATTCCCATGTCACAGAAAATAGAGGTCAGAAAGAGGACatcatttgtccaaggtcacacagcttgtaaatAAGATAGGATCTGAATGCAAGCAGTCCAGCTCCAGAGTACATGTTTTGAACCATGATGCTATACTGACTCGATGAGACACTcactaaaaaaagataaaaagaaggtGCCTgaaaatttgaaagtaaaattacAGAAAAGATATCTCACGATTTCTGACAAGATGGGGATTGAACACACACTAAGGATTCCATTACCCAAGATTAACCAAGAAGAAACTGCAGGGGGAAATATGTAAACTAAATTTAAAACCTGATTTTCTGTCTTCTTGTTCTGCCAGTTCCTGAGAGAGGAGTTTTGAGATAATCAACCCTAACTGTGGATGTGCCTATTTCTCCTTGCAACTCTGTCTGAGTTAGTTGATTTATTTTGAGAGACAATGCTCCATTATTGGGGGGCATCCACACTTAGGattttacatcttttaaaaacactaGAGGCCATATAGAGAGAGTGAGCATTgcgtgattccatttatatgacactCGAGAATGgacaaaattaattaataataatagaaatcagTGATTGCTGGAAAGGGGTGGGGGCTGAATGAGAAGGGGAATAAAAGAATTTGGGGCCCTGATGGAGCTGTTTCCTATCTTGATTGGGGACATGGTTACAAGATGTATGCGTTTGTCAAAGTTTGTTTAACTTCGTACTTAAACTGTGTAAATAcctctatatgggcttccctggtgactcaatggtaaagaatctgcctgccattgcaggagacttgggttcgatccctgggtggggaagatcctctggagagggaagtggcaacccactccagtattcttgcctggagaatcccatggacagaggagcctggcgagctatggtccatggggtcgcaaaagagtcagacacgagttcaTTACTACACAACGACAATGTCTCATTAAAGTTGAAAGTAAATAACAGGGTAGTAGATTTGAAAGATACCCATCAGGAGAGATGAACTGTGGCGCTGGGGTGCCCCAGGTTCTCTACCTACTTCCTAGTCCTCAGTGAGTCTGACACAGGCTAGGTTTGGGCCAATTCTCCTCCCCATATCAACGTGAGAAGAAAAGGCTAAAGCCCTAGGAGAATATGATAATCTGACATACCAAGCAAAATACCCCCCAACCAAGCAAAGTATCTACATATTTCATCAGAAGCAGCAGTGCTAGAGTAGTTGAATCAGTAGTTTTAAACAACCCCATGTGGAATTCCAGGGAGTGCTGGATGTTAATAGGGAAATGCCAAGGGCTCGGACCAGGGATACCACCCACAAGGGATAAACCGAATGGGACCGCCTGCCCCATTActcaccctggagcctgagcccCCGGCCTGGTTCGTATCATCCATGCTCTGCACTGGTTGGGTCTTTCTGTGCGTCTTCACTCTAAGGGAACAGCCCCGGGCGTTTCAGCCTGCTAATTTGGGGCATGGGGTAGGCAGACCATCCCTTCCTCCCTATGAAGAGCACAGAATGAGGGAGGAGGTGGCAGTGAATCCAGTGTCCAGGTGCTCCCACCTGGACAACCCAAGAGCTGGACTGGGGCTGGGGAAGAAAGCCCCAGTCTTGGTCCAGGTGCTTACGGGCTGATTCACGctatcactcagccttctttctctgtctcgGGGCTTTCCAGCCAGTCCCCGGCCCTCCAGCTCAGGTTTTCTGAGATTCCATGACCCTGAGCCCTTCCCACCCTGGGCTTCTCCCTCCACTCTGGCGCCCCCTCTCACCTGAAGATGAGATACAGGCAGAGAGAAAGCAGGACCGTGATGCCAGCTCCCCCAACAGCTCCCAGGACCTTGCCAGCCCAGGGCTGTCGTTTACCTGTAGACAATTTGAATCTTGTTTAAACTCCAACCCCAATACATGGCATCTTCCCAACAGGCCACCCTTCTCTGTGTTCAGTCAGTGTACCCGCCTCCCCCTTGACTTCCCACCCAAGACTCAGCCACTGGACGTTTCCATCGCCCTGCAGACCCTGGGGCCAGGCCCTTCCCCTGGACTCAGGCCTGAGAATCTTCCACCACCAGCCACACCAGCTGGGGCCCTGGAGTGCCCCTCCTCCGAGCTCCATCCCTCTGGGGCTGTTCAGGTTGACTTGTGCTTCCCTCCCCCAGGTTCATATGTTGAACACTTCTCACCCCTAGTCACTCAGAATGTCACTTTATTTGAAGAGGAGATCTTTACtgaggtaatcaagttaaaatgaaggCCCAGCAGGgccccctggtggcttagtgggaaGGAgtccgccagccaatgcaggagacacaggttcgatccctggtccaggaagatctcacatgcctcagagcagctaagcccctgcGCCACAACTATAGAGTCTGTcctctagagcccgagagctgTAACGACTGAagcccctagagcctgtgctctgcaacaagagaagccacgtcAGCGAGCACCACAActcaagagtagcccccgctctccacaattagagaaagctcccatagcaacgaagacccagcacagccagagataaattatttaattaaaaaacacgAGATCAGCAGGggctaatccaatatgactgatgtcctaAAAAGGgggaatttggacacagacacatgCGGGCAGAATAATGCCATGTAAACATGAAAGCGGGGAtggggaggcttcccaggtggcgctaatggaaAAGGACCTGccccccaatgcaggagacccgcaTGCAGGCAGAACCTGCCCCCAAATGCAGGAGGGGTCCGGCAGCTGCGGGGgtgctgtgggttcaatccctgggtcaggaagatttccctggaggagggcactccAACCCActccatggagaatcccatggacagaggagcctggtgggctgcagtccacggggtcacagagtcggatacacctgaagcgactgagcactcacacatacAAACATGAAAGCAGAGATGGGGGTGATGATCCTACGAGCCAAGAACACCAAAGACTGCCAGCAAAGCTGCCAGAAGTCGCGGGGAGAGTCCTGGAACAAATCTCACAGCCTGCGATGAtatcaaccctgctgacacctccaTCCtaggcttccagcctccagaactgggaggtGTATCTGTTTAAGCCCCCAGTTGGAGGTGCTTTGTTCTGGCTGCCCTAGTAGACTCATATAAGGATTCAGGCTCCTCTTTTCTCGGGCATCAACCCTCAGCAGACCCCTGACCTGGCAGCAGCAGGACAGACCCGCTCTGGGCCCCGTGGACGTTCAGGGCCTCGCAGCTGAGGCTGAGGCCGGAGCTGAGCCCCTCGCGGAGGCTCAGGGAGCCGTTGGCCCAGGGGCCGGCAGAGCTGGAGCTGATCTCGAAGGAGGCATTGCTGAAGTTCCCCTCCAGCAGCCCCTTGCCCAGCCGCCAGCGCAGGGAGGGGGCTGGTCGGGCTTGGGAGGAGCAGCTGCAGCGCAGACCCTCGTCCTCCTGGGAGCAGGAGGGGCCCAGCAGCTGCGGGGGGGCTGTGGGAGAGATGGGAGGGATCAGGGgcgcctctcccctccctggaacCCCGGCCTCCTGTCCCCAGGGGACCCCACACTCACAGACCACGGAGAGGCTCAGGGAGATATTTTGGGAGCCCAGTGGGTTCTGAGCCCGGCAGGTGAACTCCCCTTCTTCTGCTGCCCCTACACAAGGCAGCTCCAGGACCCCGGTGCTCGAGATGGGGGTGGCCTCCAGGGCGGGAGACCCCCGGAACCAGCTCAGCTGTGCAGGGGGGTTGCTGTCAGCAACACAGAGCAGCTGCAGCGCCTGGCCCTCCTGGACGGGAAGGGACGAGGTGTTCTGCAGAATCTTGAGGGCTTCAGGggaagaaaagggcagagacagaGATGGGCTGGGCAAAGCTGGCACCTCTCTTCTCCTGCAATGTCCACACTAGCTCTGGGGAGAGGACTGGCAGAGTCTGAACCACAGGAATTCAGAAGAAGCCCCAGTAGTTTACCTGGAGCTGCCCAGACTGTCCATCAGATGGGACATAGAGGGCTCAGGACAAGGATGTGTGTGTTtgagatgctcagtcatgttcgactctttgtgaccccatggactgtagccctccagggtcctctgtccatgggattctccaggcaagaatactggagtgggttgccatgccctcctccagggagccttcctgacccagggatcgaacccgggtc carries:
- the LOC618268 gene encoding sialic acid-binding Ig-like lectin 5 isoform X4; translation: MPLLLLLLLPVVWEAPLAQRLELRQNVTVQEGLCVFVPCRFSLPWVSFGKFYMFWFRERADTKRDPPVATNKPEQKLREGTQGRFSVPGEPQAGNCSLSITDVNAGDSGTYFFQVETHFRKYAYLNKMLFLNVIGTVGSLRERKGHGKPGLGWGRHDKTPGQANKMPRGPALSFSLPSPALTHQPHVRSPGALEPGRPGNLTCSVPWACERATPPIFSWTSAAPSSLGPRTPFSSVITLTPRPQDHGTRLTCQVKFPTSGVMVKRTILLNVTYAPQHVAISIFQGNRTALKILQNTSSLPVQEGQALQLLCVADSNPPAQLSWFRGSPALEATPISSTGVLELPCVGAAEEGEFTCRAQNPLGSQNISLSLSVVSPPQLLGPSCSQEDEGLRCSCSSQARPAPSLRWRLGKGLLEGNFSNASFEISSSSAGPWANGSLSLREGLSSGLSLSCEALNVHGAQSGSVLLLPGKRQPWAGKVLGAVGGAGITVLLSLCLYLIFRVKTHRKTQPVQSMDDTNQAGGSGSRERQPQFWTDTPADHPAPAGAGPISRNEQELHYAFLQFHKPKPQKQESTHTEYSEIKIHK
- the LOC618268 gene encoding sialic acid-binding Ig-like lectin 5 isoform X5 — translated: MPLLLLLLLPVVWEAPLAQRLELRQNVTVQEGLCVFVPCRFSLPWVSFGKFYMFWFRERADTKRDPPVATNKPEQKLREGTQGRFSVPGEPQAGNCSLSITDVNAGDSGTYFFQVETHFRKYAYLNKMLFLNVIALTHQPHVRSPGALEPGRPGNLTCSVPWACERATPPIFSWTSAAPSSLGPRTPFSSVITLTPRPQDHGTRLTCQVKFPTSGVMVKRTILLNVTYAPQHVAISIFQGNRTALKILQNTSSLPVQEGQALQLLCVADSNPPAQLSWFRGSPALEATPISSTGVLELPCVGAAEEGEFTCRAQNPLGSQNISLSLSVVSPPQLLGPSCSQEDEGLRCSCSSQARPAPSLRWRLGKGLLEGNFSNASFEISSSSAGPWANGSLSLREGLSSGLSLSCEALNVHGAQSGSVLLLPGKRQPWAGKVLGAVGGAGITVLLSLCLYLIFRVKTHRKTQPVQSMDDTNQAGGSGSRERQPQFWTDTPADHPAPAGAGPISRNEQELHYAFLQFHKPKPQKQESTHTEYSEIKIHK